A genomic region of Castor canadensis chromosome 16, mCasCan1.hap1v2, whole genome shotgun sequence contains the following coding sequences:
- the Grk6 gene encoding G protein-coupled receptor kinase 6 isoform X1, with protein sequence MELENIVANTVLLKAREGGGGNRKGKSKKWRQMLQFPHISQCEELRLSLERDYHSLCERQPIGRLLFREFCATRPELTRCTAFLDGVAEYEVTPDEKRKACGQRLMQNFLSHTGPDLIPEVPRQLVTNCAQRLEQGPCKDLFQELTRLTHEYLSVAPFADYLDSIYFNRFLQWKWLERQPVTKNTFRQYRVLGKGGFGEVCACQVRATGKMYACKKLEKKRIKKRKGEAMALNEKQILEKVNSRFVVSLAYAYETKDALCLVLTLMNGGDLKFHIYHMGQAGFPEARAVFYAAEICCGLEDLHRERIVYRDLKPENILLDDHGHIRISDLGLAVHVPEGQTIKGRVGTVGYMAPEVVKNERYTFSPDWWALGCLLYEMIAGQSPFQQRKKKIKREEVERLVKEVPEEYSEHFSPQARSLCSQLLSKDPVERLGCRGNGAREVKEHPLFKKLNFKRLGAGMLEPPFKPDPQAIYCKDVLDIEQFSTVKGVELEPTDQDFYQKFATGSVPIPWQNEMVETECFQELNVFGLDGSVPPDLDWKGQPPAPPKKGLLQRLFSRQDCCGNCSDSEEELPTRL encoded by the exons ATGGAGCTCGAGAACATCGTAGCGAATACGGTGCTACTCAAGGCCCGGGAAG GTGGTGGCGGGAATCGCAAAGGCAAGAGCAAGAAATGGCGGCAGATGCTGCAGTTCCCCCACATTAGCCAGTGTGAAGAGCTGCGGCTCAGTCTTG AGCGTGACTACCACAGCCTGTGTGAGCGGCAGCCCATCGGGCGCCTGCTGTTCCGTGAGTTCTGTGCCACGAGGCCTGAGCTGACCCGCTGCACTGCCTTCCTGGATGGGGTG GCTGAGTACGAAGTGACCCCTGATGAGAAGCGGAAGGCATGTGGGCAGCGACTAATGCAGAATTTTCTGAGCCACACG GGTCCTGACCTCATCCCTGAGGTTCCTCGGCAGCTGGTGACTAACTGTGCCCAGCGACTGGAACAGGGGCCCTGCAAAGACCTCTTCCAGGAGCTGACCCG GTTGACCCATGAATACCTGAGTGTGGCCCCTTTTGCCGACTACCTCGACAGCATCTACTTCAACCGTTTTCTGCAGTGGAAGTGGCTGGAAAG GCAGCCAGTGACCAAGAACACCTTCAGGCAGTACAGAGTCCTGGGCAAAGGTGGCTTTGGGGAG GTGTGTGCCTGCCAGGTGCGGGCAACAGGCAAGATGTATGCTTGCAAGAAGCTGGAGAAGAAGCGAATCAAGAAGCGGAAAGGGGAAGCCATGGCACTCAATGAGAAGCAGATCTTGGAGAAAGTGAACAGTAGGTTTGTA GTGAGCTTAGCCTATGCCTATGAGACCAAGGATGCATTGTGCCTGGTGCTGACGCTGATGAATGGAGGTGATCTCAAGTTCCACATCTATCATATGGGTCAGGCTGGCTTTCCGGAAGCCCGCGCTGTCTTCTATGCTGCGGAGATCTGCTGTGGTCTGGAGGACCTGCACCGGGAGCGCATCGTGTACAG GGATCTGAAGCCAGAGAACATCCTGTTGGATGACCACG GCCACATCCGCATCTCGGACCTGGGACTGGCTGTGCATGTGCCTGAAGGCCAGACCATCAAAGGTCGTGTGGGCACCGTGGGCTACATGG CTCCAGAGGTGGTAAAGAATGAGCGGTACACGTTCAGCCCTGACTGGTGGGCACTGGGCTGCCTCCTGTACGAGATGATCGCAGGGCAATCGCCGTTCcagcagaggaagaagaagatCAAACGTGAGGAAGTGGAGAGGCTGGTGAAGGAGGTGCCTGAGGAATATTCTGAGCACTTTTCCCCACAGGCCCGCTCACTCTGCTCCCAG CTCCTCAGCAAGGACCCTGTAGAACGCCTGGGGTGTCGTGGGAATGGTGCCCGAGAGGTGAAGGAGCACCCCCTTTTCAAGAAACTGAACTTCAAGCGGCTGGGAGCTGGCATGCTGGAACCACCCTTCAAGCCTGAT cCCCAGGCTATTTATTGCAAGGATGTTCTGGACATTGAACAGTTCTCCACAGTCAAGGGTGTGGAGCTAGAGCCCACTGACCAGGACTTCTACCAGAAGTTTGCCacaggcagtgtgcccatccctTGGCAGAACGAG ATGGTGGAGACTGAGTGCTTCCAAGAGCTGAATGTCTTTGGACTGGATGGCTCAGTCCCCCCAGACCTGGACTGGAAGGGCCAGCCACCTGCACCTCCCAAGAAGGGACTGCTACAGAGACTCTTCAGTCGCCAG GATTGCTGTGGGAACTGCAGCGACAGTGAGGAAGAGCTCCCCACCCGCCTCTAG
- the Grk6 gene encoding G protein-coupled receptor kinase 6 isoform X2 → MQNFLSHTGPDLIPEVPRQLVTNCAQRLEQGPCKDLFQELTRLTHEYLSVAPFADYLDSIYFNRFLQWKWLERQPVTKNTFRQYRVLGKGGFGEVCACQVRATGKMYACKKLEKKRIKKRKGEAMALNEKQILEKVNSRFVVSLAYAYETKDALCLVLTLMNGGDLKFHIYHMGQAGFPEARAVFYAAEICCGLEDLHRERIVYRDLKPENILLDDHGHIRISDLGLAVHVPEGQTIKGRVGTVGYMAPEVVKNERYTFSPDWWALGCLLYEMIAGQSPFQQRKKKIKREEVERLVKEVPEEYSEHFSPQARSLCSQLLSKDPVERLGCRGNGAREVKEHPLFKKLNFKRLGAGMLEPPFKPDPQAIYCKDVLDIEQFSTVKGVELEPTDQDFYQKFATGSVPIPWQNEMVETECFQELNVFGLDGSVPPDLDWKGQPPAPPKKGLLQRLFSRQRIAVGTAATVRKSSPPASSPQTETPTGGWR, encoded by the exons ATGCAGAATTTTCTGAGCCACACG GGTCCTGACCTCATCCCTGAGGTTCCTCGGCAGCTGGTGACTAACTGTGCCCAGCGACTGGAACAGGGGCCCTGCAAAGACCTCTTCCAGGAGCTGACCCG GTTGACCCATGAATACCTGAGTGTGGCCCCTTTTGCCGACTACCTCGACAGCATCTACTTCAACCGTTTTCTGCAGTGGAAGTGGCTGGAAAG GCAGCCAGTGACCAAGAACACCTTCAGGCAGTACAGAGTCCTGGGCAAAGGTGGCTTTGGGGAG GTGTGTGCCTGCCAGGTGCGGGCAACAGGCAAGATGTATGCTTGCAAGAAGCTGGAGAAGAAGCGAATCAAGAAGCGGAAAGGGGAAGCCATGGCACTCAATGAGAAGCAGATCTTGGAGAAAGTGAACAGTAGGTTTGTA GTGAGCTTAGCCTATGCCTATGAGACCAAGGATGCATTGTGCCTGGTGCTGACGCTGATGAATGGAGGTGATCTCAAGTTCCACATCTATCATATGGGTCAGGCTGGCTTTCCGGAAGCCCGCGCTGTCTTCTATGCTGCGGAGATCTGCTGTGGTCTGGAGGACCTGCACCGGGAGCGCATCGTGTACAG GGATCTGAAGCCAGAGAACATCCTGTTGGATGACCACG GCCACATCCGCATCTCGGACCTGGGACTGGCTGTGCATGTGCCTGAAGGCCAGACCATCAAAGGTCGTGTGGGCACCGTGGGCTACATGG CTCCAGAGGTGGTAAAGAATGAGCGGTACACGTTCAGCCCTGACTGGTGGGCACTGGGCTGCCTCCTGTACGAGATGATCGCAGGGCAATCGCCGTTCcagcagaggaagaagaagatCAAACGTGAGGAAGTGGAGAGGCTGGTGAAGGAGGTGCCTGAGGAATATTCTGAGCACTTTTCCCCACAGGCCCGCTCACTCTGCTCCCAG CTCCTCAGCAAGGACCCTGTAGAACGCCTGGGGTGTCGTGGGAATGGTGCCCGAGAGGTGAAGGAGCACCCCCTTTTCAAGAAACTGAACTTCAAGCGGCTGGGAGCTGGCATGCTGGAACCACCCTTCAAGCCTGAT cCCCAGGCTATTTATTGCAAGGATGTTCTGGACATTGAACAGTTCTCCACAGTCAAGGGTGTGGAGCTAGAGCCCACTGACCAGGACTTCTACCAGAAGTTTGCCacaggcagtgtgcccatccctTGGCAGAACGAG ATGGTGGAGACTGAGTGCTTCCAAGAGCTGAATGTCTTTGGACTGGATGGCTCAGTCCCCCCAGACCTGGACTGGAAGGGCCAGCCACCTGCACCTCCCAAGAAGGGACTGCTACAGAGACTCTTCAGTCGCCAG AGGATTGCTGTGGGAACTGCAGCGACAGTGAGGAAGAGCTCCCCACCCGCCTCTAGTCCCCAGACTGAGACCCCCACCGGCGGTTGGCGGTAG
- the Grk6 gene encoding G protein-coupled receptor kinase 6 isoform X3, translating into MNGGDLKFHIYHMGQAGFPEARAVFYAAEICCGLEDLHRERIVYRDLKPENILLDDHGHIRISDLGLAVHVPEGQTIKGRVGTVGYMAPEVVKNERYTFSPDWWALGCLLYEMIAGQSPFQQRKKKIKREEVERLVKEVPEEYSEHFSPQARSLCSQLLSKDPVERLGCRGNGAREVKEHPLFKKLNFKRLGAGMLEPPFKPDPQAIYCKDVLDIEQFSTVKGVELEPTDQDFYQKFATGSVPIPWQNEMVETECFQELNVFGLDGSVPPDLDWKGQPPAPPKKGLLQRLFSRQRIAVGTAATVRKSSPPASSPQTETPTGGWR; encoded by the exons ATGAATGGAGGTGATCTCAAGTTCCACATCTATCATATGGGTCAGGCTGGCTTTCCGGAAGCCCGCGCTGTCTTCTATGCTGCGGAGATCTGCTGTGGTCTGGAGGACCTGCACCGGGAGCGCATCGTGTACAG GGATCTGAAGCCAGAGAACATCCTGTTGGATGACCACG GCCACATCCGCATCTCGGACCTGGGACTGGCTGTGCATGTGCCTGAAGGCCAGACCATCAAAGGTCGTGTGGGCACCGTGGGCTACATGG CTCCAGAGGTGGTAAAGAATGAGCGGTACACGTTCAGCCCTGACTGGTGGGCACTGGGCTGCCTCCTGTACGAGATGATCGCAGGGCAATCGCCGTTCcagcagaggaagaagaagatCAAACGTGAGGAAGTGGAGAGGCTGGTGAAGGAGGTGCCTGAGGAATATTCTGAGCACTTTTCCCCACAGGCCCGCTCACTCTGCTCCCAG CTCCTCAGCAAGGACCCTGTAGAACGCCTGGGGTGTCGTGGGAATGGTGCCCGAGAGGTGAAGGAGCACCCCCTTTTCAAGAAACTGAACTTCAAGCGGCTGGGAGCTGGCATGCTGGAACCACCCTTCAAGCCTGAT cCCCAGGCTATTTATTGCAAGGATGTTCTGGACATTGAACAGTTCTCCACAGTCAAGGGTGTGGAGCTAGAGCCCACTGACCAGGACTTCTACCAGAAGTTTGCCacaggcagtgtgcccatccctTGGCAGAACGAG ATGGTGGAGACTGAGTGCTTCCAAGAGCTGAATGTCTTTGGACTGGATGGCTCAGTCCCCCCAGACCTGGACTGGAAGGGCCAGCCACCTGCACCTCCCAAGAAGGGACTGCTACAGAGACTCTTCAGTCGCCAG AGGATTGCTGTGGGAACTGCAGCGACAGTGAGGAAGAGCTCCCCACCCGCCTCTAGTCCCCAGACTGAGACCCCCACCGGCGGTTGGCGGTAG